In Mycobacterium sp. JS623, one genomic interval encodes:
- a CDS encoding DUF2510 domain-containing protein has product MSTDIFGSLQSLIWLLIVIVIIAVIVWAVRMALAPRERTYTEQPVVQQPPAVQPPPATSGLAPGWYPDQNDPDSMRYFDGRVWTAQTEPRR; this is encoded by the coding sequence ATGAGCACCGATATCTTTGGCTCGCTTCAGTCGCTGATTTGGTTGCTGATCGTCATCGTCATCATCGCGGTCATTGTGTGGGCCGTGCGAATGGCACTCGCGCCGCGAGAACGGACGTATACCGAACAGCCGGTCGTGCAACAGCCACCCGCCGTGCAGCCACCGCCCGCGACGAGCGGGTTGGCGCCTGGGTGGTATCCGGACCAAAACGACCCCGACTCCATGCGCTACTTCGATGGTCGGGTGTGGACAGCTCAGACAGAGCCTCGACGCTGA
- a CDS encoding serine/threonine-protein kinase, producing the protein MSPRVGVTLSGRYRLQRLIATGGMGQVWEGIDSRLGRRVAIKVLKGEYSTDPEFVERFRAEARTVAMLNHPGIASVYDYGETDMDGEGRTAYLVMELVNGEPLNSVLKRTGRLSLRHALDMLEQTGRALQVAHTAGLVHRDVKPGNILITPTGQVKLTDFGIAKAVDAAPVTQTGMVMGTAQYIAPEQALGHDATAASDVYSLGVVGYESVSGKRPFTGDGALTVAMKHIKETPPPLPADLPPNVRELIEITLVKNPGMRYRSGGPFADAVAAVRSGRRPPRPNQAPSIGRASPAAVPSAAQARAAADMTGRAPATAARVRPATGSHRSTPPPRRTFSSGQRALLWAAGVLGALAIVIAILIVLNAQDKKGQQTPPPTVTNTITETTPFQSPTAMPSWTDEGIFGHGGVEIGVTRLDASALPAMVQVTRLATEPGSRRQTVSEQTWQ; encoded by the coding sequence ATGAGTCCCCGCGTGGGAGTGACGCTGTCCGGTCGCTACCGGCTGCAGCGGCTGATCGCCACCGGCGGTATGGGCCAGGTGTGGGAGGGCATCGACTCGCGGTTGGGCCGCCGTGTCGCGATCAAGGTGCTCAAAGGCGAATACTCCACCGACCCCGAATTCGTCGAACGCTTCCGGGCAGAGGCCCGCACGGTCGCGATGCTCAACCACCCCGGCATCGCCAGCGTGTACGACTACGGCGAGACGGATATGGACGGCGAGGGCCGCACCGCCTACCTGGTGATGGAACTTGTCAACGGCGAGCCGCTCAACTCCGTGCTCAAACGCACCGGCAGGCTGTCGCTGCGGCACGCGCTCGACATGCTCGAGCAGACGGGCCGCGCCCTGCAGGTCGCCCACACCGCGGGCCTCGTGCACCGCGACGTGAAGCCCGGCAACATCCTGATCACCCCGACGGGACAGGTGAAGCTCACCGACTTCGGCATCGCCAAGGCGGTCGACGCCGCGCCAGTGACGCAGACCGGCATGGTGATGGGCACGGCCCAGTACATTGCGCCGGAGCAGGCGCTGGGCCACGACGCGACCGCGGCCAGCGACGTGTACTCGCTGGGAGTTGTTGGCTACGAATCGGTTTCGGGCAAGCGACCGTTCACCGGCGACGGCGCACTAACGGTGGCGATGAAGCACATCAAGGAGACGCCGCCGCCGCTGCCCGCCGACCTGCCTCCCAACGTTCGAGAGCTCATCGAGATCACGCTCGTGAAGAACCCCGGCATGCGGTACCGCTCCGGCGGGCCGTTCGCCGACGCGGTGGCCGCGGTGCGGTCCGGTCGTCGGCCACCGAGGCCCAACCAAGCGCCGTCGATCGGGCGGGCATCGCCCGCCGCGGTGCCGTCAGCCGCGCAGGCGAGGGCGGCCGCGGACATGACCGGGCGGGCACCGGCGACCGCGGCAAGGGTTCGGCCCGCGACAGGCAGTCATCGCAGTACTCCCCCGCCACGGCGGACGTTCTCGTCGGGTCAGCGCGCGCTGCTGTGGGCGGCCGGTGTGCTGGGTGCGCTGGCGATCGTCATCGCGATCCTGATCGTGTTGAACGCACAGGACAAGAAGGGCCAGCAGACACCGCCTCCGACGGTGACGAATACGATTACCGAAACAACCCCGTTCCAGTCGCCGACGGCGATGCCCAGTTGGACCGATGAGGGCATCTTCGGTCATGGTGGAGTGGAAATCGGGGTAACCCGACTCGACGCGAGTGCGCTGCCTGCAATGGTGCAGGTGACGCGGTTGGCCACGGAGCCGGGAAGCCGGCGACAGACAGTTTCAGAACAGACATGGCAATGA
- a CDS encoding aminodeoxychorismate/anthranilate synthase component II, translating into MQVLVVDNYDSFVFNLVQYLGQLGVHAHVWRNDDDRLAEPDAVAEQFDGVLLSPGPGTPERAGASIPLVNACAAAKTPLLGVCLGHQAIGVAFGGTVDRAPELLHGKTSTVFHSNAGVLQGLPDPFTATRYHSLTILPDTVPDELEVIARTEGGVIMGVRHVELPIHGVQFHPESILTEGGHRMLANWLGYCGAAPDENLVRQLEDEVANAVQAATTRTPA; encoded by the coding sequence ATGCAGGTCTTGGTCGTCGACAACTACGACAGCTTCGTGTTCAACCTGGTCCAATATCTGGGCCAGCTTGGTGTGCACGCGCATGTCTGGCGTAACGACGATGACCGCCTCGCCGAACCCGACGCCGTCGCCGAGCAATTCGACGGGGTGCTCCTGTCCCCCGGCCCCGGAACGCCCGAGCGCGCCGGCGCGTCCATCCCGCTCGTCAACGCGTGCGCAGCGGCGAAGACTCCGCTGCTGGGCGTCTGCCTCGGGCACCAAGCCATCGGCGTGGCATTCGGCGGCACTGTCGACCGCGCACCCGAATTGCTGCACGGCAAGACCAGCACCGTGTTTCACTCGAATGCCGGTGTGCTGCAAGGTCTTCCGGATCCGTTCACCGCGACCCGCTACCACTCGCTGACGATTCTGCCCGACACCGTGCCCGACGAACTCGAGGTGATCGCGCGCACCGAGGGCGGCGTCATCATGGGCGTGCGCCACGTCGAATTACCGATCCACGGCGTGCAATTCCACCCCGAGTCAATTCTCACCGAGGGCGGCCACCGGATGCTCGCCAACTGGCTGGGCTACTGCGGTGCCGCACCCGACGAAAACCTCGTGCGACAGCTCGAGGACGAGGTGGCCAACGCCGTGCAGGCCGCTACGACGCGAACGCCAGCGTAA
- a CDS encoding L-serine ammonia-lyase — protein MAVSVFDLFSIGIGPSSSHTVGPMRAAGRFARHLGDDGLLASVARVRIELYGSLGATGAGHGTPGAVLLGLEGCEPETVDPAVVRGRVEEINAVGKLQLAGSHTIQFDHPADIVLSLRAMDFHSNGMVFLAFDSDGAELSRRVYYSVGGGFVVDEHEASSGLREDVAVPYPFNTAEELVRLATSNGWSIAELMARNEAALSREPDLRAGLLRIWGAMRECVEAGLAATGTLPGKLRVKRRAHLLAESLDPDDPLYAMDWLTVYALAVNEENAGGGRVVTAPTNGAAGVIPAVLHYYSRFVPGASDDGIVEFLLTAGAIGQLFKANASISGAEVGCQGEVGSACSMAAGGLAAVLCGTPAQVENAAEIGIEHNLGLTCDPVGGLVQIPCIERNAVAAVKAITAARMALHGDGTHHVSLDTAIKTMRDTGADMKDKYKETSKGGLALNVVEC, from the coding sequence ATGGCCGTATCCGTCTTCGATCTGTTCTCGATCGGCATCGGGCCGTCCAGCTCGCATACCGTCGGGCCGATGCGCGCCGCGGGCCGGTTCGCGCGTCATCTCGGCGACGACGGGCTGCTGGCGAGTGTGGCGCGGGTACGCATCGAGCTCTACGGCTCACTGGGCGCCACCGGTGCCGGACACGGCACGCCCGGCGCCGTGCTGCTCGGGCTGGAGGGCTGCGAGCCCGAGACGGTCGATCCGGCGGTCGTGCGCGGCAGAGTGGAGGAGATCAACGCGGTCGGCAAACTACAGCTGGCGGGCTCGCACACAATCCAATTCGACCACCCCGCCGACATCGTCTTGTCGTTGCGCGCCATGGACTTTCATAGCAACGGCATGGTGTTCCTCGCCTTCGACAGCGACGGCGCGGAGCTCAGTCGGCGGGTGTACTACTCGGTCGGCGGCGGCTTCGTCGTCGACGAACATGAGGCCTCGTCTGGGCTCCGCGAGGATGTCGCCGTCCCGTACCCGTTCAACACGGCCGAAGAACTCGTGCGGCTGGCGACATCGAACGGCTGGAGCATCGCCGAGCTGATGGCGCGCAACGAGGCCGCGCTGAGCCGCGAGCCCGACCTACGCGCCGGGCTGCTGCGCATCTGGGGGGCGATGCGCGAATGCGTCGAAGCCGGGCTGGCTGCGACGGGCACGCTACCGGGCAAGCTTCGCGTCAAACGCCGTGCGCATTTGCTGGCGGAGTCGCTGGATCCCGACGATCCGTTGTATGCGATGGACTGGTTGACGGTGTACGCGCTGGCGGTCAACGAAGAGAACGCCGGCGGCGGCCGCGTGGTGACCGCGCCGACGAACGGTGCTGCCGGCGTGATTCCCGCAGTGCTGCACTACTATTCGCGCTTCGTCCCCGGCGCCAGCGACGACGGCATCGTCGAATTCTTGCTGACGGCAGGCGCTATCGGTCAGCTGTTCAAAGCGAACGCATCGATCTCCGGTGCCGAGGTGGGCTGTCAGGGCGAGGTCGGGTCAGCGTGCTCGATGGCGGCGGGCGGGCTGGCAGCGGTGCTGTGCGGAACGCCGGCGCAAGTGGAGAACGCCGCCGAGATCGGCATTGAACACAACCTCGGTCTCACCTGCGATCCGGTCGGTGGCCTGGTGCAGATTCCGTGTATCGAGCGCAACGCGGTCGCGGCGGTGAAGGCGATCACCGCGGCGCGAATGGCGTTGCACGGGGACGGAACTCACCACGTGAGCCTGGACACTGCGATCAAGACGATGCGCGACACCGGCGCTGACATGAAGGACAAGTACAAGGAGACGTCAAAGGGCGGGCTCGCCCTCAACGTCGTCGAGTGCTGA
- a CDS encoding PH domain-containing protein, which yields MQQTEWSPPTVGIAACGMAGLILAIAAVTLITDAPGRILLGIAAACLLMFAAASWRARPKLAISDDGLVTRGWARTNILGRDDIRLVRITEFRRLARKVRLLEIDTKDGQLLVFTRWDLGTDPLHVLDALTDAGYAGSR from the coding sequence GTGCAGCAAACTGAGTGGAGCCCTCCGACGGTCGGAATCGCAGCTTGCGGCATGGCCGGACTCATCTTGGCTATCGCTGCTGTGACCCTGATCACAGATGCTCCCGGGCGCATTCTGCTCGGGATAGCCGCAGCCTGCTTGCTGATGTTTGCAGCCGCATCCTGGCGTGCTCGCCCAAAGCTGGCAATCAGCGACGACGGTCTGGTGACGCGGGGCTGGGCGCGCACAAACATATTGGGCCGAGACGACATCCGGCTCGTCCGGATCACCGAGTTCCGCCGTTTGGCCCGCAAGGTGCGGCTGCTGGAGATCGACACGAAAGATGGTCAGCTGCTGGTCTTCACCCGGTGGGATCTGGGCACCGACCCGCTGCACGTGCTCGACGCGCTGACTGACGCCGGCTACGCCGGCTCGCGCTGA
- a CDS encoding DUF3566 domain-containing protein — translation MSSPNEPGYPRAGDAPGSANGSPGGPPPHDGGSVGNSASRGGGDVPPWQRGPAARAARQPQRQSPDQAGSGGSPVDARLNRFIGGGSGSPAPAPAHDQDGPPRGERTETVRPEAFASELPDLSGPMPRSPQPRKQAPEQRPSSEPVSRPSVASRLQVGNRHKGPVRASMQIRRIDPWSTLKVSLVLSVAQFFVWMIAVAFLYLVLGGMGVWSKLNSNVGDLLTSTGGSAGGELVSSGTIFGGAALIGLVNIVLLTAMATAGAFIYNLTTDLVGGVEVTLADRD, via the coding sequence GTGAGTTCACCGAACGAGCCGGGCTACCCGCGCGCGGGTGACGCCCCCGGTAGCGCCAACGGCTCCCCAGGCGGACCGCCGCCGCATGACGGCGGCTCGGTCGGCAACTCGGCGTCCCGCGGTGGGGGCGATGTCCCGCCGTGGCAGCGCGGCCCGGCCGCGCGTGCTGCGCGCCAGCCGCAACGGCAGTCGCCGGATCAGGCAGGCTCCGGCGGTTCGCCCGTGGATGCTCGGCTGAACCGCTTCATCGGCGGTGGATCGGGGTCGCCAGCCCCGGCACCGGCGCACGACCAGGACGGTCCGCCGCGCGGCGAGCGCACCGAGACCGTGCGGCCTGAGGCCTTCGCCAGCGAGCTGCCCGACCTGTCGGGGCCGATGCCGCGCTCACCACAGCCGCGCAAGCAGGCGCCGGAACAACGACCGTCGTCTGAACCGGTGAGCCGACCCTCGGTGGCCAGCCGCCTGCAGGTCGGCAACCGGCACAAGGGCCCGGTGCGGGCCAGCATGCAGATCCGGCGCATCGACCCCTGGAGCACGCTGAAGGTCTCGCTGGTGTTGTCGGTCGCGCAGTTCTTTGTCTGGATGATCGCCGTCGCGTTCCTGTACCTGGTGCTCGGCGGCATGGGTGTGTGGAGCAAGCTGAACAGCAACGTCGGCGACCTGCTGACCAGCACCGGCGGCAGCGCAGGCGGTGAGTTGGTGTCCAGCGGAACGATCTTCGGGGGCGCCGCCTTGATCGGCTTGGTGAACATCGTGCTGCTGACCGCGATGGCGACCGCCGGGGCTTTCATCTACAACCTGACCACCGATCTAGTGGGCGGCGTAGAGGTCACACTGGCCGACCGGGACTGA
- a CDS encoding peptidylprolyl isomerase yields the protein MTSPIQTATATLHTNRGDIKIALFGNHAPKTVANFVGLAQGTKEYSTENASGSSSGPFYDGAVFHRVISGFMIQGGDPTGTGRGGPGYQFADEFHPELVFDKPYLLAMANAGPGTNGSQFFITVGQTPHLNRKHTIFGEVVDPESQKVVDAIATTATDRSDRPTDPVVIESITVS from the coding sequence GTGACGAGCCCCATTCAGACAGCGACCGCGACCCTGCACACCAACCGCGGTGACATCAAGATCGCACTGTTCGGAAACCACGCCCCCAAGACCGTCGCGAACTTCGTTGGTTTGGCGCAGGGCACCAAGGAGTACAGCACCGAGAACGCGTCTGGCAGCTCGTCGGGACCGTTCTACGACGGCGCGGTTTTCCACCGCGTGATTTCGGGATTCATGATCCAGGGCGGCGACCCCACCGGCACCGGCCGCGGCGGGCCCGGATACCAATTCGCCGATGAGTTCCACCCCGAGTTGGTCTTCGACAAGCCCTACCTGCTCGCCATGGCCAACGCCGGGCCGGGCACCAACGGCTCGCAGTTCTTCATCACGGTCGGTCAGACGCCGCACCTGAATCGCAAGCACACGATCTTCGGTGAGGTTGTCGACCCCGAGTCGCAGAAGGTCGTCGACGCCATCGCCACGACGGCTACCGACCGCAGCGACCGGCCGACCGATCCGGTCGTGATCGAGTCGATCACCGTCTCCTGA
- the pbpA gene encoding D,D-transpeptidase PbpA, with product MNTSLRRIAVTIMALIVLLLANATLTQVFTADGLRADPRNQRVLLDEYSRQRGQISAGGQLLAYSVSTNGRFRFLRVYPNPQAYAPVTGFYSLSYSSTGLERAEDSILNGSDQRLFGRRLADFFTGRDPRGGNVATTLNPQVQQAAWDAMEDGCNGPCKGAVVALEPSTGKILAMVSSPSYDPNLLATHDVQAQSNAWQQLRDNPDSPLLNRAISETYPPGSTFKVITTAAALQHGATENTQLTSVSRIQLPDSTATLENYGGAACGAGPTASLHDAFAKSCNTAFVQLGLNTGTDALRSTAMSFGLDTPPPTIPLQVSESTVGPITDAAALGMSSIGQKDVALTPLQNALVAATIANKGVTMRPYLVDSLKGPDLANISTTAPREERRAVSEQVANTLTDLMVAAEQVTQQKGAIAGVQIASKTGTAEHGTDPRNTPPHAWYIAFAPASAPKVAVAVVVENGGDRLNATGGAVAAPIGRATIAAALREGS from the coding sequence ATGAACACCTCGCTGCGCCGAATCGCCGTGACCATCATGGCGCTGATCGTGCTGCTGTTGGCCAATGCCACACTGACACAAGTGTTTACGGCCGACGGGCTGCGCGCAGACCCGCGTAATCAGCGGGTGCTCCTCGACGAGTACTCCCGTCAGCGCGGCCAGATCTCTGCGGGCGGCCAGTTGCTCGCCTATTCGGTATCCACCAACGGCCGGTTCCGTTTCCTTCGCGTCTACCCCAATCCGCAGGCCTACGCGCCGGTCACCGGCTTCTACTCGCTGAGCTATTCGAGCACCGGCCTCGAACGCGCCGAGGACTCCATCCTCAACGGCTCCGACCAGCGGCTGTTCGGCCGTCGGCTGGCCGACTTCTTCACCGGACGCGACCCTCGCGGCGGCAACGTGGCGACGACCCTCAATCCGCAGGTTCAGCAGGCGGCGTGGGATGCGATGGAGGACGGCTGCAACGGGCCGTGCAAGGGTGCGGTAGTGGCGCTGGAGCCGTCGACCGGAAAGATTCTCGCGATGGTGTCGTCGCCGTCGTACGACCCGAATCTTCTTGCTACCCATGATGTTCAGGCCCAATCCAACGCATGGCAACAGCTGCGGGACAACCCCGATTCGCCGCTACTGAACCGGGCGATCTCGGAAACCTACCCGCCTGGGTCCACTTTCAAGGTGATCACGACCGCCGCCGCGCTGCAGCACGGCGCCACCGAGAACACCCAATTAACGTCTGTATCTCGAATTCAGCTGCCGGACAGCACCGCAACGCTCGAGAACTACGGCGGCGCGGCATGTGGTGCCGGGCCGACTGCTTCGTTGCACGATGCGTTCGCGAAATCATGCAACACCGCGTTCGTTCAGCTCGGACTCAACACGGGCACCGACGCGTTGCGGTCGACCGCGATGTCGTTCGGGCTCGACACCCCTCCCCCGACGATTCCACTTCAGGTGTCCGAATCGACCGTCGGCCCGATCACCGACGCCGCCGCCCTCGGTATGTCGAGCATCGGGCAAAAAGATGTTGCACTGACGCCGCTGCAGAACGCGCTGGTCGCCGCCACCATCGCGAATAAAGGGGTGACCATGCGCCCTTATCTAGTCGATAGTCTGAAGGGACCCGACCTCGCGAACATCAGCACGACGGCTCCCCGCGAGGAGCGCCGGGCGGTGTCCGAGCAGGTCGCGAATACACTTACCGATTTGATGGTCGCCGCCGAGCAGGTGACGCAGCAGAAGGGAGCCATCGCCGGCGTGCAGATCGCATCCAAGACCGGCACGGCGGAGCACGGTACTGATCCGCGCAACACCCCGCCGCACGCCTGGTACATCGCCTTCGCGCCAGCATCGGCACCCAAGGTTGCGGTGGCCGTTGTCGTCGAGAACGGCGGTGACCGGCTCAATGCCACCGGAGGTGCCGTGGCCGCCCCGATCGGGCGCGCCACCATCGCGGCAGCGCTAAGGGAGGGCTCATGA
- the pknB gene encoding Stk1 family PASTA domain-containing Ser/Thr kinase — MTTPQHLSDRYELGDILGFGGMSEVHLARDLRLHRDVAVKVLRADLARDPSFYLRFRREAQNAAALNHPAIVAVYDTGEAETAAGPLPYIVMEYVDGVTLRDIVHTEGPMPTKRAIEVIADACQALNFSHQHGIIHRDVKPANIMISKNGAVKVMDFGIARALADANSVTQTAAVIGTAQYLSPEQARGEKVDARSDVYSLGCVLYEILTGEPPFVGDSPVAVAYQHVREDPVPPSQRHNGIAPELDAVVLKALAKNPDNRYQSAAEMRADLVRVHSGEAPEAPKVFTDAERTSMLSATSSQHRTEPIDSAGRPAPGYVEKEERGGSIGRWLIAVAVLAVLTVVVTVAINMFGGSTRDVQVPDVAGKTKDDAVAILQNAGFKTRDQQQSSSTVPPQRVINTDPAAGTSVGAGDDILINVSSGPEQREIVDCKNLSYADCVQKLTAAGFGKFKKSDSPSTPELKDKVLATIPGANQTSAVTNEITIVVGTGPPSTPVPDCKGLAVDACQQVLAAAGFTKILPVEVDSPTPKGSVVGTAPPVGGQVAVDTLIQIQVSQGNEFVMPDVRGGFWTDVEPNLRNAYGWTGNLIRAPDVQNSGQRTNAVVTQSPAPGTPIRFSDPITLAFAS; from the coding sequence ATGACCACCCCGCAACACCTGTCCGACCGGTACGAACTCGGCGACATCCTCGGCTTTGGCGGCATGTCCGAGGTCCATTTGGCGCGCGATCTGCGGCTGCACCGCGACGTGGCCGTCAAGGTGCTGCGCGCAGACCTGGCTCGCGACCCAAGCTTCTATCTGAGGTTCCGCCGCGAGGCGCAGAACGCCGCCGCGTTGAACCACCCGGCGATCGTCGCGGTGTATGACACCGGCGAGGCCGAGACGGCGGCCGGTCCGCTCCCGTACATCGTGATGGAGTACGTCGACGGGGTGACGTTGCGCGACATCGTGCACACCGAGGGCCCGATGCCGACCAAGCGGGCGATCGAGGTGATCGCCGACGCGTGCCAGGCGCTGAACTTCAGCCATCAGCACGGCATCATCCACCGCGACGTCAAACCCGCGAACATCATGATCAGCAAGAACGGCGCTGTGAAGGTGATGGACTTCGGCATCGCCCGCGCGCTGGCCGATGCCAACAGCGTCACGCAGACCGCCGCAGTGATCGGCACAGCGCAGTACCTGTCGCCCGAGCAGGCCCGCGGCGAGAAGGTCGACGCCCGCTCCGACGTGTACTCACTGGGTTGCGTGCTCTACGAAATCCTTACGGGGGAGCCACCTTTCGTCGGTGACTCACCCGTCGCGGTGGCCTATCAGCATGTCCGCGAAGATCCGGTGCCGCCGTCGCAGCGGCACAACGGCATCGCCCCGGAACTCGACGCCGTCGTGCTCAAGGCGCTCGCGAAGAACCCCGACAATCGCTACCAGTCCGCTGCCGAGATGCGCGCGGACTTGGTTCGGGTGCACAGCGGGGAGGCGCCGGAGGCGCCCAAGGTTTTCACCGACGCCGAGCGGACCTCGATGTTGTCGGCGACGTCGTCGCAGCACCGCACCGAGCCAATCGACTCGGCCGGACGACCCGCGCCCGGCTACGTCGAGAAGGAAGAGCGCGGCGGCTCGATTGGGCGTTGGCTGATCGCGGTCGCGGTGCTGGCGGTACTGACCGTGGTGGTGACGGTCGCGATCAACATGTTCGGCGGCAGCACGCGCGATGTGCAGGTGCCGGACGTGGCCGGTAAGACGAAGGACGACGCGGTAGCGATACTGCAGAATGCTGGCTTCAAGACCCGCGACCAGCAGCAGTCGAGTTCCACGGTGCCGCCTCAACGCGTGATCAACACAGATCCCGCCGCAGGTACCTCGGTTGGTGCCGGCGATGACATCCTGATCAACGTCTCGAGTGGTCCCGAACAGCGCGAGATCGTCGACTGCAAGAACCTCAGCTATGCCGATTGCGTGCAGAAGCTCACTGCGGCCGGCTTCGGCAAGTTCAAGAAGTCGGATTCACCGTCGACTCCGGAGCTCAAGGACAAGGTCCTGGCCACCATTCCTGGGGCCAATCAGACTTCGGCGGTCACCAACGAAATCACGATCGTGGTTGGGACGGGACCACCCAGCACGCCTGTGCCTGACTGCAAGGGCTTGGCAGTCGACGCGTGCCAGCAGGTGCTCGCCGCGGCGGGGTTCACGAAGATCCTGCCCGTCGAAGTCGACAGCCCGACGCCGAAGGGCTCCGTGGTGGGCACCGCGCCGCCCGTCGGCGGCCAGGTCGCCGTGGACACGCTGATCCAGATTCAGGTGTCCCAGGGCAACGAGTTCGTCATGCCCGATGTGCGTGGCGGATTCTGGACCGATGTCGAGCCGAACCTGCGTAACGCGTATGGCTGGACGGGCAATTTGATCAGGGCGCCGGATGTGCAGAACAGCGGCCAGCGGACCAATGCAGTGGTGACTCAGAGCCCGGCTCCGGGCACGCCGATTAGGTTCAGCGACCCGATTACGCTGGCGTTCGCGTCGTAG
- the crgA gene encoding cell division protein CrgA, with product MPKSKVRKKNDFTINPVSRTPVKVKAGPSSVWFVVLFCSLMLIGLAWLLVFQLASNHIQFLADLGPWNYAIAFAFMITGLLLTMRWR from the coding sequence ATGCCCAAGTCCAAAGTTCGCAAGAAGAACGACTTCACCATCAACCCGGTGAGCCGGACGCCGGTCAAGGTCAAGGCCGGACCGTCGAGCGTTTGGTTCGTCGTTTTGTTCTGCAGCTTGATGCTGATCGGCTTGGCCTGGCTGCTCGTGTTCCAGCTCGCGTCCAACCACATCCAGTTCCTCGCCGACCTGGGTCCGTGGAACTACGCGATCGCCTTTGCTTTCATGATCACCGGCTTGTTGCTCACAATGCGCTGGCGTTAG
- a CDS encoding DUF881 domain-containing protein — protein MEKPRRSAWRFGVPVVCLLAGLLLAATHGVSGGTEIRRSDAPRLVDLVREAQQSVDRLTAQRDALVSTIDNHHGGSPGADAALAAITHRSATLAVDAGLDPMRGPGLVVTLNDAQRDAEGRFPRDASPDDLVVHQQDIQAVLNALWSAGAEGIQMQDQRIIGTSAPRCVGNTLLLNGRTYSPPYVITAIGDAPAMQAALAASPFVTLYKQYVVRFGLGYTEVPRPQVDLVGHTEPTRMKFAKPAGPVGY, from the coding sequence ATGGAGAAGCCGCGGCGTTCCGCCTGGCGATTCGGCGTGCCGGTGGTCTGCCTGCTCGCGGGGCTCCTGCTGGCAGCTACGCACGGGGTTTCCGGCGGCACCGAGATCCGCCGCAGCGACGCTCCACGGCTGGTCGACCTGGTGCGTGAGGCCCAGCAGTCGGTGGACCGGCTGACGGCCCAGCGAGACGCGTTGGTCTCGACGATCGACAACCACCACGGCGGATCACCCGGCGCCGACGCTGCACTGGCGGCCATTACTCACCGCTCAGCCACGCTGGCCGTCGACGCGGGCCTGGACCCCATGCGCGGGCCCGGCCTCGTCGTCACGCTCAACGACGCGCAGCGCGACGCGGAGGGCCGCTTCCCACGTGACGCCTCGCCCGACGATCTGGTGGTGCACCAGCAGGACATCCAGGCCGTGCTCAACGCGTTGTGGAGCGCGGGTGCCGAAGGCATCCAGATGCAGGATCAGCGGATCATCGGTACGTCCGCGCCGCGATGTGTCGGGAACACGCTGTTGCTCAACGGCCGGACGTACAGCCCGCCGTACGTGATCACCGCGATCGGCGATGCGCCCGCCATGCAGGCCGCGCTGGCTGCGTCGCCGTTCGTGACGCTCTACAAGCAATATGTGGTGCGATTCGGGCTCGGTTACACCGAAGTACCGCGGCCCCAAGTCGACCTCGTCGGCCACACCGAGCCGACGCGGATGAAGTTCGCGAAGCCGGCGGGCCCCGTCGGCTACTGA
- the cwsA gene encoding cell wall synthesis protein CwsA, with amino-acid sequence MSSKTDVRLTPSQRLGRGLKYSAVGPVDVTRGTVGLSVQGAQSAASSIRRSLEKSRLAKELGDAQESIAAELAAAQEVIAGLPAVIADARKPKRNRRPLLLVAVGAAVLAGGAVAFSIVRRSMQPEPSSLPPSVDVTPKP; translated from the coding sequence ATGAGCTCGAAGACGGACGTCCGGTTGACCCCGAGCCAGCGGCTGGGCCGTGGCCTGAAGTATTCCGCGGTCGGACCGGTCGACGTCACGCGAGGGACCGTCGGGCTGAGCGTGCAGGGTGCGCAGTCGGCCGCCAGCAGCATTCGTCGCAGCCTCGAAAAGAGCCGTCTGGCCAAGGAACTCGGGGATGCGCAAGAGAGCATCGCGGCCGAACTCGCCGCAGCGCAGGAGGTCATTGCCGGCCTGCCCGCGGTCATCGCCGACGCGCGCAAGCCCAAGCGCAACCGTCGGCCCTTGCTGTTGGTGGCCGTGGGCGCCGCGGTGCTGGCCGGGGGAGCGGTGGCGTTCTCGATCGTGCGCCGCTCGATGCAGCCCGAACCGTCGTCGCTGCCACCCAGTGTCGACGTGACTCCCAAACCCTGA